A window of the Nitrosopumilus ureiphilus genome harbors these coding sequences:
- a CDS encoding site-2 protease family protein, with protein sequence MAWVVIVIIAKALKLEKYGFEIKAYSLVYKNKGVNSVLNRILNRTKRGIRVFADTSVIAGFIMMGFAFWFLLNNVSNFFVAQSEFSELTVLIPGVTLTSASSITYFLLSIPIVLVVHEGAHGIVAALEKIKIKTGGFAIFIAMFAGFVEPDEEEFEKAKKISKLRVIGAGATSNVIFAFVLGLILLTNPFFAMVLPEPLLSTFYELPDGVLILSIIENSGAEKAGLLANDIITSINGIPIFSPVDFPSLNPGETASVTVLRDSQTLEFGVEIIPSPEDPERGLIGIMRDNTFAYKPIMNFITWNDPNVSMFLLWLWMISFFIGIINMLPLPILDGGKFIHTIIDKKISDKSVNVAMWGIYAFTFTLFGLNIALSYLKSGWFTI encoded by the coding sequence ATTGCATGGGTTGTGATAGTTATTATCGCAAAAGCTCTAAAATTAGAAAAATATGGTTTTGAAATAAAGGCTTACAGTTTAGTGTACAAAAACAAAGGTGTCAACTCGGTTCTAAACAGAATTCTCAATAGAACCAAAAGAGGGATCAGAGTTTTTGCAGATACAAGTGTTATTGCAGGTTTTATTATGATGGGTTTTGCATTTTGGTTTTTGCTCAATAATGTTTCAAACTTTTTTGTTGCACAGTCTGAATTTTCAGAACTAACAGTCCTAATCCCAGGAGTGACATTAACATCTGCATCATCAATTACATATTTTTTACTATCAATTCCGATTGTTCTTGTAGTTCATGAAGGAGCACATGGAATAGTTGCTGCTTTAGAAAAGATAAAAATCAAAACAGGAGGTTTTGCAATATTTATCGCAATGTTTGCTGGATTTGTAGAGCCAGATGAAGAAGAGTTTGAAAAGGCAAAAAAGATTTCAAAATTAAGAGTAATTGGTGCAGGTGCAACATCAAATGTAATTTTTGCATTTGTTTTGGGCCTCATTTTATTAACAAATCCATTTTTTGCAATGGTACTGCCAGAACCACTTCTCAGTACATTTTATGAATTACCTGATGGAGTTTTGATTCTATCAATCATAGAAAACTCAGGAGCTGAAAAAGCAGGATTACTTGCAAATGACATTATTACATCAATTAATGGAATACCGATCTTTAGTCCAGTTGATTTTCCTAGTTTGAATCCAGGAGAAACAGCAAGTGTCACAGTGCTAAGGGATAGTCAAACATTGGAATTTGGTGTTGAAATAATTCCATCTCCTGAAGATCCTGAGAGAGGGCTTATAGGAATTATGAGAGACAATACATTTGCTTACAAACCAATAATGAATTTCATTACATGGAATGATCCCAATGTTTCAATGTTTTTGTTGTGGTTATGGATGATTTCATTTTTCATAGGAATAATTAACATGCTTCCTCTACCAATATTAGATGGAGGAAAATTCATTCATACAATTATTGATAAAAAGATCTCAGATAAATCAGTCAATGTTGCCATGTGGGGAATTTACGCATTCACGTTTACTCTATTTGGGCTTAATATCGCATTATCATATCTTAAATCAGGATGGTTTACAATCTAA
- the cutA gene encoding divalent-cation tolerance protein CutA — protein MKPVIIISTYPDKTSISKIANALVKNKIVACVNISKISSIYSWNEKIENTSEYLAIFKTMTKNKKLLKKKILETHPYDVPEIIEVDVTSINRSYLNWLIDSTN, from the coding sequence ATGAAACCAGTAATAATCATCTCAACATATCCTGATAAAACATCAATTTCAAAAATTGCAAATGCTCTTGTAAAAAATAAAATAGTGGCATGTGTCAACATTTCAAAAATTTCATCAATTTATTCTTGGAATGAAAAAATTGAAAATACATCTGAATATCTTGCCATCTTCAAAACAATGACAAAAAATAAAAAACTATTAAAAAAGAAAATTTTGGAAACTCATCCATATGATGTTCCTGAAATAATAGAAGTTGATGTTACTTCAATTAACAGATCATATCTTAATTGGTTAATTGACTCTACCAACTAA
- a CDS encoding mRNA surveillance protein pelota, which translates to MITKTIDENSISVIPEDSDDLLNLRRIIKKDDKVIGDTTRVLKQDKDYSRPDKGERIKVRIALTVEKISLDDVLDRLRVGGTIYESSNESVPHGSHHSFILKINDGITISKKKWSPIEKKLLESNNNQIAFVLVAIDTADCGIARLRGTHLEFMPNIYSGSGGKRYKTNFNIEKFFDQVQQAVFSISKKEDSIVIFGPGETKKRFANFIEKSQKYKIQVVEGIDSGGEDGIYTFTKSQAMQEIMSESKLAKASSIIDKVMLLANKKSNKFTMGFDETFNANQMGAVESLVFSDKAIQENDEQKIMDFLNDAESKGVKIYSVDASTDIGLRVTGLGGIVSLLRYAIES; encoded by the coding sequence ATGATTACAAAGACTATTGATGAGAATTCAATTTCAGTCATACCAGAAGATTCTGATGATCTTTTGAATCTACGACGAATTATTAAAAAAGATGACAAAGTAATAGGAGATACAACAAGAGTTCTAAAACAAGACAAAGATTATTCAAGACCAGACAAAGGAGAAAGAATCAAAGTTAGAATTGCATTAACTGTAGAAAAAATTTCACTTGATGATGTTTTAGACAGATTAAGGGTTGGTGGAACAATTTATGAATCAAGTAATGAATCAGTACCCCACGGATCACACCATTCATTTATCCTAAAAATAAATGATGGAATTACAATTTCAAAGAAAAAATGGTCTCCCATTGAGAAGAAACTTTTAGAATCAAACAATAATCAAATTGCTTTTGTACTTGTAGCAATTGACACTGCTGATTGTGGAATTGCAAGATTAAGAGGAACACATTTAGAATTTATGCCAAATATTTATTCAGGATCTGGCGGTAAAAGATACAAAACCAATTTTAATATTGAGAAATTCTTTGATCAAGTACAACAAGCAGTATTCTCTATTTCTAAAAAAGAAGACTCTATAGTAATTTTTGGTCCTGGTGAAACAAAAAAAAGATTTGCAAACTTTATTGAAAAATCACAAAAATACAAAATTCAGGTAGTTGAAGGAATAGATTCAGGTGGTGAAGATGGAATATACACATTTACAAAATCTCAAGCAATGCAGGAAATAATGTCTGAGAGTAAACTAGCCAAAGCTTCATCCATAATTGATAAAGTCATGCTGCTTGCAAATAAAAAAAGCAACAAGTTTACGATGGGATTTGATGAAACTTTTAATGCAAATCAAATGGGTGCAGTTGAATCTCTTGTATTCTCAGATAAAGCAATACAAGAAAATGATGAGCAAAAAATTATGGATTTTCTCAATGACGCTGAAAGTAAAGGAGTAAAAATTTACAGTGTTGATGCATCCACAGATATCGGTCTTAGAGTTACAGGTTTGGGAGGAATAGTTTCCTTATTACGATATGCAATTGAATCTTAG
- a CDS encoding type II toxin-antitoxin system RelE family toxin has protein sequence MWEFDRKSKFKKQYKLLGSVRQERVKKALIQLAYSDRPESLGVYKSSMEVYAYELGHDDRMIYRVDYDKHTIELIRVGEITK, from the coding sequence TTGTGGGAATTTGACAGAAAAAGCAAATTCAAAAAACAATACAAATTGTTAGGTTCTGTCAGGCAAGAGAGAGTCAAGAAAGCATTAATACAACTTGCTTATTCTGATAGACCCGAGTCATTAGGAGTCTACAAATCATCTATGGAAGTATATGCATATGAATTAGGACATGACGATCGAATGATTTACAGGGTCGATTATGATAAACATACAATAGAATTAATCAGGGTCGGAGAGATCACAAAATGA
- a CDS encoding secondary thiamine-phosphate synthase enzyme YjbQ: protein MKSLTEYLTFDIKTRRAFVNITNDIRNLVTKSKIQEGLCLVNAMHITASVFINDNEGGLLHDYEKWLEGLAPHEPTDQYDHNKTGEDNADAHLKRQIMGREVVVAITNGKLDFGPWEEIFYGEFDGKRPKRVLVKIIGE from the coding sequence ATGAAATCTCTTACAGAATATCTCACTTTTGACATTAAAACGAGAAGAGCTTTTGTCAATATTACGAATGATATTAGAAATCTTGTTACAAAAAGTAAAATTCAGGAAGGACTTTGTCTTGTAAATGCTATGCATATCACTGCAAGTGTTTTTATTAATGACAATGAAGGCGGATTACTCCACGATTATGAAAAATGGTTGGAAGGATTAGCTCCACACGAACCAACTGATCAATACGATCATAACAAAACTGGTGAGGACAATGCTGATGCTCATCTAAAAAGACAAATTATGGGAAGAGAAGTTGTAGTTGCAATAACTAATGGTAAATTAGATTTTGGACCATGGGAAGAAATTTTCTATGGAGAATTTGATGGTAAAAGACCAAAAAGAGTTTTAGTTAAAATAATTGGTGAATAA
- a CDS encoding metal-dependent transcriptional regulator has product MDALNDDDEETLFVGTAEAEHVEMYLKAIWHIKERGEDVKISTIAKMLNVRQPSVVQMLKKLNSKNLVNYNKAGVKLTEDGERIGASMMRNSRLLEVLMDSALKVEIDEEMVCGIEHHMNKQFTDALCVMLKHPRKCPHDHEIPMGECCKSV; this is encoded by the coding sequence ATGGATGCATTAAACGATGATGATGAAGAGACTCTCTTTGTAGGAACTGCAGAGGCAGAACATGTTGAGATGTATCTTAAAGCAATCTGGCACATCAAAGAAAGAGGAGAGGATGTCAAGATTAGCACCATTGCTAAAATGCTCAATGTCAGACAACCAAGCGTTGTTCAAATGCTCAAGAAATTAAACAGTAAGAATCTTGTAAATTACAACAAAGCAGGTGTGAAACTTACAGAAGATGGTGAGCGAATAGGTGCAAGTATGATGAGAAACAGTAGATTGTTGGAAGTTCTCATGGATAGTGCACTAAAAGTGGAAATCGATGAGGAAATGGTATGCGGAATTGAGCATCATATGAACAAGCAATTTACAGATGCTCTTTGTGTAATGTTAAAACATCCAAGAAAGTGCCCACATGATCATGAAATTCCAATGGGTGAATGTTGTAAATCAGTTTAA
- a CDS encoding TrmB family transcriptional regulator: protein MSISDKTRKALEKIGLTSYEIRTFSALLKSGELTASDLSQKSGVPYSKIYEVLGTLEDKGWIGSDDSRPTKYFAKSPSTGLETTKQKMENDFSQNQSVILNELVPLYEKSGTSERPDIWVLSGAINIAAKILEMVDTCRNEVMIALPEAGVDLVKQALPKLRSLHDKGVDITILTSDKMDKESIKAIKRVSTVKIKKGLFGGGIISDKRYVVILLGPEIGGANTSDVVAIWADHAGLAGFARQYFEYLLKDSKVV, encoded by the coding sequence ATGAGCATATCTGATAAAACAAGAAAAGCATTAGAAAAAATTGGTCTTACTAGTTATGAAATTAGAACATTTTCTGCATTACTCAAATCAGGTGAGTTGACAGCATCAGATCTTAGTCAAAAATCAGGAGTACCATATTCAAAAATTTATGAAGTGTTAGGAACTTTAGAAGACAAAGGATGGATTGGATCCGATGATTCAAGACCAACAAAATATTTTGCAAAGTCACCATCTACTGGACTAGAAACAACAAAACAAAAAATGGAAAATGATTTTTCCCAGAATCAAAGTGTTATCCTAAACGAATTAGTTCCATTGTATGAAAAAAGTGGAACCAGTGAAAGACCAGACATTTGGGTACTTTCAGGTGCAATTAACATTGCAGCTAAAATTTTAGAAATGGTAGATACATGCAGAAATGAGGTAATGATTGCATTGCCTGAAGCTGGAGTAGATCTTGTAAAACAGGCATTACCAAAACTAAGATCACTTCACGATAAAGGAGTAGACATCACTATACTTACATCAGACAAAATGGATAAGGAGTCAATCAAGGCAATTAAACGGGTTTCAACTGTAAAAATTAAGAAAGGTCTGTTTGGAGGAGGCATAATTTCTGACAAAAGATATGTTGTGATTTTATTAGGTCCAGAAATAGGAGGGGCTAACACTTCAGATGTTGTAGCAATTTGGGCAGATCATGCAGGATTGGCAGGATTTGCACGTCAATACTTTGAATATTTATTAAAAGACTCAAAAGTGGTATAG
- the tes gene encoding tetraether lipid synthase Tes yields MALIQISNQSSKNLGKKSTIRFTQSICPDCNMILDAEVFERDNKVFMSKVCPTHGECEELYFGSYEMYKKFSTYWMDGKGAHSPNVMIDKCSCPNNCGLCSNHLSHSGLANMIVTNRCDLTCWYCFFYVKKGLEGAYMYEPDHTQVRAMMKTLRSERPIPGNSMQITGGEPMLREDIADVIKIMKEEGVDHIQMNTNGIRHAMDPEAAREVRLAGCNNLYLSFDGVTARTNPKNHWEIPYALDSCRKTGTTVVFVPTVIKSINDHELGGIIRYAQKNMDVVHAVNFQPVSLTGRMGKGEREKYRITVPDCVQRIEEQTNGEVTVDDWFPVPSCMPLTNVIEAFSSKPKYELSIHFACGAGTYIFEDADTKKFVPLTKFCDIQGMLELFEDKAEEIRSGKNKYFTMLEVVRKLKGFVDTKKQPAGLDLAKMFGNILMKRSFDSVGSWHVKGLFLGMMHFQDKYNEDLERLQRCDIHYLTPDLRIVPFCAFNVIPEWYRDRIQKKYSITVEEWEEREGVKLEDGLYRGLMRRGAGDELAAGCAKSQMFHDAAQATM; encoded by the coding sequence ATGGCACTAATTCAGATATCCAATCAATCAAGCAAAAATTTAGGCAAAAAGTCCACAATTAGATTCACCCAGAGTATCTGTCCTGACTGTAACATGATTCTGGATGCAGAAGTCTTTGAGAGAGATAACAAGGTCTTCATGTCCAAAGTCTGTCCAACTCACGGTGAATGTGAGGAATTATACTTTGGCTCTTATGAAATGTACAAGAAATTCAGCACGTACTGGATGGACGGAAAAGGCGCTCATTCTCCAAATGTGATGATTGACAAATGTTCCTGTCCAAATAACTGTGGATTATGCTCAAACCATCTTTCACACAGCGGACTGGCAAACATGATTGTAACTAATAGATGTGATTTGACATGCTGGTATTGCTTCTTTTACGTAAAGAAAGGACTTGAAGGCGCTTACATGTATGAGCCAGATCATACTCAAGTCAGAGCAATGATGAAGACTCTGAGATCTGAAAGGCCAATCCCAGGAAACTCTATGCAGATTACTGGTGGTGAACCCATGCTTAGAGAGGACATTGCTGATGTTATTAAAATAATGAAAGAGGAAGGTGTAGACCACATCCAAATGAACACAAATGGTATTAGACATGCAATGGATCCAGAAGCCGCAAGAGAAGTAAGACTTGCTGGATGTAACAACTTGTATCTTTCCTTTGATGGTGTAACTGCAAGAACAAATCCAAAGAACCACTGGGAGATTCCATATGCACTTGATAGTTGCAGAAAGACCGGTACTACTGTAGTATTTGTTCCAACAGTAATCAAATCAATTAACGACCATGAATTAGGTGGAATTATCAGATATGCGCAAAAGAACATGGATGTAGTTCATGCTGTAAACTTCCAACCAGTATCCCTAACTGGAAGAATGGGTAAAGGAGAACGTGAAAAATACAGAATCACAGTTCCAGATTGTGTTCAAAGAATTGAAGAGCAAACAAACGGTGAGGTAACAGTTGATGACTGGTTCCCAGTCCCAAGTTGCATGCCACTAACAAATGTTATTGAAGCATTTTCAAGCAAACCAAAATACGAATTATCAATTCACTTTGCTTGTGGTGCTGGAACATACATCTTTGAGGATGCAGACACAAAAAAGTTTGTCCCATTAACTAAATTCTGTGACATTCAAGGAATGTTGGAATTATTTGAAGACAAAGCAGAAGAGATTCGCTCTGGTAAAAACAAGTACTTTACAATGCTTGAAGTTGTAAGAAAACTCAAAGGCTTTGTTGATACAAAGAAACAACCAGCGGGATTAGACTTGGCAAAGATGTTTGGTAATATCCTCATGAAGAGATCATTTGATTCAGTTGGCTCATGGCATGTCAAGGGATTATTCCTTGGTATGATGCACTTCCAAGACAAATACAACGAAGACTTGGAAAGACTGCAAAGATGTGATATCCACTATCTTACACCAGACCTTAGAATAGTTCCATTCTGTGCATTCAATGTAATTCCAGAATGGTACAGAGACAGAATCCAAAAGAAATATTCAATCACTGTAGAGGAATGGGAAGAAAGAGAAGGCGTCAAATTAGAAGACGGTCTATACAGAGGTCTTATGAGACGCGGAGCAGGTGACGAGCTTGCTGCTGGCTGTGCAAAGAGCCAGATGTTCCATGATGCAGCACAAGCTACAATGTAA
- a CDS encoding glycosyltransferase family 4 protein: MKILYISPRFEGGIGGHAFRVAEKLREQGHDVKLMKVPHIPIKKLKNPSFTMFGILKSLINREKYDVVHAWNIPSAFVMKYINADKKILSVHGVYSEQVEILHSKTTGSLASKAELMAFEISDRLTTDSKTVQKYYNEKINADFIYLPAPLDTKKFNNINEIEKKKNQVVYIGRDSYEKGIDILKKIEPRINGNVVYCTDLPWEKTMEVLKSSNILIVPSRMESLPQVIKEAFYLKIPVIATNVGGVSEIIIDHETGILIPPEDPSKMLDAINSLLIDEELQKKLLENAYNFIMKFFTWDALLPKYLNLYTH, encoded by the coding sequence GTGAAAATTCTATATATTTCTCCAAGATTTGAAGGAGGAATTGGAGGTCATGCATTTAGAGTTGCAGAAAAATTACGAGAACAAGGTCATGATGTAAAATTAATGAAAGTACCACATATCCCAATCAAAAAATTAAAAAATCCATCATTTACAATGTTTGGAATTTTAAAATCATTAATCAACCGTGAAAAATATGATGTTGTTCATGCATGGAATATACCGTCAGCATTTGTAATGAAATACATTAATGCGGATAAAAAAATACTTTCAGTACATGGAGTATATTCTGAGCAAGTGGAAATCTTACATTCCAAAACCACTGGATCTCTAGCTAGTAAAGCAGAACTAATGGCATTTGAAATATCTGATAGACTAACAACTGATTCAAAAACTGTTCAAAAATATTATAATGAAAAAATTAATGCAGATTTTATTTATTTACCAGCACCATTAGATACAAAAAAATTCAATAATATCAATGAAATTGAAAAAAAGAAAAATCAAGTAGTCTACATAGGTCGTGATAGCTATGAAAAAGGAATTGATATTTTAAAAAAAATAGAACCTAGAATTAATGGTAATGTTGTCTATTGTACTGATTTACCATGGGAAAAAACCATGGAAGTTTTAAAATCATCAAATATTCTTATTGTTCCTTCAAGAATGGAGAGCCTTCCACAAGTAATCAAAGAAGCTTTTTATCTAAAAATTCCAGTAATAGCAACAAATGTGGGGGGAGTATCAGAAATTATAATTGATCATGAAACTGGAATTTTAATTCCTCCTGAAGATCCATCTAAAATGCTAGATGCAATTAATTCATTATTAATTGATGAAGAATTACAGAAAAAATTATTAGAAAATGCATATAATTTTATAATGAAATTTTTTACATGGGATGCATTACTTCCTAAATATCTAAATTTGTACACACATTAA
- a CDS encoding methyltransferase domain-containing protein, whose amino-acid sequence MKQKLLDFLVCPTCRNSIHVKIKKKKGSEIIEGLISCDKCKDDFKIDKGIPRFVVDKTKDFVRTEEAFSAKWRKHHKNHQKKDWIDFQRKWFLDRYGWKTESNFNKFLDTKTKILDAGTGIGNSAKFLSSNSNADVFALDASDSIDFAYEKYGNLSNVHFLQADLRQLPFPRKFFDYIYSDQVLHHTKNTGTSFKYLTKFLTNSGDISIYVYNKKAPVREYVDDYIRNKTVKMSVEECTEFSKQMTYLGKSLAKLKKKIKIPYDIPILGVKAGEYDVQRFVYWHFLKCFWDESDNFERSVGVNFDWYSPKYAFRHTPSEVKKWFKDAQIKITTFKEIESGISVTGKKK is encoded by the coding sequence TTGAAACAAAAACTTCTTGATTTTCTTGTATGTCCAACATGTAGAAATTCAATTCATGTAAAAATTAAAAAGAAAAAAGGAAGTGAAATAATTGAGGGTTTAATTTCATGTGATAAATGCAAAGATGATTTTAAGATCGATAAAGGAATACCTCGTTTTGTAGTTGATAAAACAAAAGATTTTGTCAGGACTGAAGAGGCTTTTAGTGCAAAATGGCGTAAACATCATAAAAATCACCAAAAAAAAGATTGGATAGATTTTCAAAGAAAATGGTTTTTAGATAGATACGGATGGAAGACTGAATCAAATTTTAACAAGTTCTTAGATACTAAAACTAAAATTCTTGATGCAGGTACTGGAATTGGTAATAGTGCAAAATTCCTTTCCTCAAATTCAAATGCAGATGTTTTTGCATTAGATGCAAGTGACAGCATTGATTTTGCATATGAAAAATATGGAAACTTATCTAATGTTCATTTCTTACAAGCAGATCTCCGACAATTACCATTTCCAAGAAAGTTTTTTGATTATATTTATTCAGATCAAGTTTTACATCATACAAAAAATACTGGAACTTCATTCAAATATCTGACAAAATTCCTTACAAATTCTGGAGATATTTCGATTTATGTTTATAATAAAAAAGCTCCCGTGAGAGAATACGTTGATGACTATATTAGAAACAAAACTGTAAAAATGTCCGTTGAAGAATGTACAGAATTCTCCAAACAAATGACATATTTGGGAAAAAGCTTGGCAAAATTAAAAAAGAAAATCAAAATTCCTTACGACATCCCAATTTTAGGTGTAAAAGCAGGTGAATATGACGTTCAACGATTCGTTTATTGGCATTTTTTGAAATGTTTTTGGGATGAATCTGATAATTTTGAAAGAAGTGTGGGTGTGAATTTTGATTGGTATTCTCCAAAATATGCATTTCGACATACTCCTTCTGAAGTAAAAAAATGGTTTAAAGATGCACAAATTAAGATTACAACCTTTAAAGAAATTGAAAGTGGAATAAGTGTTACAGGTAAGAAAAAATAA